Proteins from a single region of Azospira inquinata:
- the secG gene encoding preprotein translocase subunit SecG, which translates to MNYLFSIVLVIHLLAAVAIIGLVLMQHGKGADMGAAFGGGSSGSLFGATGSANFLSRSTGVLAAVFFVTSLTLAYIAANKPKSTGGVMQETVQSAPANAGKAATNNNAVAPVLPSSSSLPVEGKAKDIPR; encoded by the coding sequence ATGAATTATCTGTTTTCTATTGTTTTGGTGATCCATCTTCTGGCTGCGGTGGCCATCATCGGGTTGGTGCTGATGCAGCACGGCAAAGGGGCCGATATGGGGGCCGCTTTCGGTGGCGGTAGCTCGGGCAGTCTGTTTGGTGCCACTGGCTCGGCAAACTTCCTGTCCCGTTCTACCGGTGTCCTGGCTGCGGTGTTTTTTGTTACCAGTTTGACCCTTGCCTACATTGCCGCCAATAAGCCGAAAAGTACTGGCGGGGTGATGCAAGAAACGGTACAATCCGCGCCGGCTAACGCAGGGAAGGCAGCGACTAATAATAATGCTGTGGCGCCTGTGCTGCCGTCTAGTTCTTCTTTGCCTGTCGAGGGCAAAGCTAAAGACATTCCCAGGTAA
- a CDS encoding NADH-quinone oxidoreductase subunit A, translated as MLENYLPILLFILVGVAIGVLPVLFGWLLAPSRPDPEKLSPYECGFEAFEDARMKFDVRYYLIAIIFILFDLEIAFLFPWASIFKEIIQTASIKWFGFAEMMVFVAVLVVGYLYAWIKGALEWE; from the coding sequence ATGTTGGAAAATTACCTCCCGATTCTCCTCTTTATCCTGGTTGGCGTGGCCATCGGGGTATTGCCGGTCCTCTTTGGTTGGCTGCTGGCTCCCAGTCGCCCCGATCCGGAAAAACTTTCTCCCTATGAGTGTGGCTTCGAGGCATTCGAAGATGCGCGTATGAAGTTTGACGTGCGCTACTACCTCATCGCCATCATCTTCATTCTGTTCGACCTGGAAATCGCCTTCCTCTTTCCTTGGGCTTCCATTTTCAAGGAAATCATTCAAACGGCTTCCATCAAATGGTTCGGTTTTGCCGAAATGATGGTATTCGTGGCGGTTTTGGTGGTCGGCTACCTCTATGCCTGGATCAAGGGCGCCTTGGAGTGGGAGTAA